The following DNA comes from Frankia casuarinae.
AAGCGGCTCGCCGCCGCGTACGCCGGCTGGGACACCGCGATCACCGTGATCGACACGGTTCGCCGCGAGCAGACGGCCTCGCCCGGCCTGCAGGAACCCGCGCGCAAGGCGCTCGCGACCCTGGACCGGGAATGGGACGGGCTGGTCGCCCACCGCGACTACCCCATGATCGGCATGGACAACAACCCGGCGGAAAGGGCGATCAGGGGCCCGGTCGTGACCCGGCGCAACGCCGGCGGCTCCCGCACCGAGGACACCGCCCGCCACGCCGCCACGATCTTCACGGTCACCGCGACCGCCGCGATGCACAACCTGAACCTGCTGACCTACCTGGAGAACTACCTCGACGCCTGCGGCCGGGCCGGCGGCAAGCCGCCGACCGGCGCCGACCTCGACCGGTTCCTGCCCTGGGCCGCCAGCCCCGAGGACCTCACCACCTGGCAACAGCCTCCCGGCTGACCCCGACCCCCGAGACCCCAGCGGAGTGCCCCACGGTCACGCCGCCCACGATCATGCCCCAACGGGATTTCCGAATACGTACCATCGCCGACACCCGAACCGGCATTGCACCACCGACCGTGGACATCAACCGTGCCCGCGTGCTCGCATCGGCGCTACGGTCCGCCAACGCGATCATCACCCCTGCCACCCTTCGGGCCGTCTACCGCCTCCAGGCCATCGACGTGGAGGTACTACTCAGTGCCGTGACCTGGCTACACCAGCACCCCAACGCTGGCAACTGGACTCTGCGGCAACTCCCGGTCCCCGGTATGCACACCAAATGGCTTGACACCCACGGCGCGCTGCTGCGCGATGTCGCGGGCCGCGATGTCCGACACGAAGTCAGACCCCGGCTGACCGTCATGCACCTGACATATGTCGATCCCGACCACGCCGCATCGGGCCGCCGCAGGCACGACGCCTGGACCACCGGTGACGTACATGACATCGCCTACCAGCCACGCGTGGTCCTCGTCGTCGAGAACCGCGACTCCCGCCTCTGGTTCCCGCCAGTCAGGGACACAATAGTGGTCGAGGGCGGCGGCAAAGCCGCAGCCACCCTGCTAGCAAACGTTCCCTGGATCCGCACCGCGGACCACATCGTCTACTGGGGCGACATCGACGCGGACGGGTACACGATCCTCGACCAGTTTCGCGCTGCGCTAGCCGAGCCCGCACCAGACGGCGCACCAGCGAAGCACGTCACCTCCATCCTCATGGGCGCCACAGACCTGCACCACTACGCTCAGCACGGTATTAACCACGACAAGGCGGGTCGTCCCATCCAGCCATCACCGACGACCCTGCCACACCTGACCGAAGCCGAGGCCACCGCGTACAACACCATCGCGACTGCGGGCCCCACCCCATTCCGCCGGATCGAGCAGGAAGTCATCCCCCTCACCCACGCAGCTGCCCGACTAATGCAGATCCTGAAAGGCGGGGGTCTGTCGCTGGCTTGCAGACCCGATCAGAAAGGATGAAACCGAACATGGAGATGGCGGCGCGCCTTGCGCCCGGCGGCGGGGCCGCTGGGCCGGCCGTGGTCGGAACGAGCGTCAACTCATCTACCGCACCGCCTTCGGCCTGACCAACGTCACCAACCAGCAACACCGCGCCCGCTACACCGCCTCCCGCACCACCCGCCCCGCTGGCTACACCAGCCAGGAACATCCTGAAGCTGCCCGGGACTGTAGGTGTCCCGCGTCAAGATCTTGGCTCAGGAATCCTGACCTGAGTGGGCGTTCTGCACGCTTTCGCCGGGCCTCAGCTTGAGTTGATCTCTGGGGTGCGGAGTTGATCGTCTTGCGTTCGCCGGCTGGCGCGTTCTGCTGGAAGACATGGCAGAACGCAAGCCGTACCCCAGTGACCTGTCCGATGAGGCGTGGGACCTGATCCGCCCGGTCCTCACCGCGTGGAAGGCCCGGCACCCCTCGGCCAGCGGGCACGAGGGCGGCTACGACATGCGGGAGATCGTGAACGCGGTCCTCTACCAGGCCCGGACCGGCTGCCAGTGGCGCTACCTGCCCCACGACCTGCCCCCGACGTCCGCGGTGTACTACTACTTCGGCCAGTGGCGCGACGACGGCACCACCGAGACGATCCACGACCTGCTGCGCTGGCTGGTCCGTGAGCACCACCGCAGGAAAGCCGACCCGAGCGCGGTCGTGCTGGACTCCCAGACCGTCCGGTCCTCCACCAACGCCCCGAAGGGCACGACCGGCCTGGACCCGGGAAAGAAAAGCCCGGGCCGTAAACGCGGGATCGCCGTCGACACGTTGGGACTGCTCATCGCCGTGGTCGTGGTCGCAGCCAGCGTGCACGACAACACCATCGGCACCGCCCTGCTGGACCGGGTCGCCGCCGCCGCCCCGCCGGTGCGCAAGGCGTGGGTGGACGCCGGGTTCAAGACCACCGTCGTCGAGCACGGCGCCGGTCTGGGCATCGATGTCGAGGTCGTCGGACGCGAGCCGGGAGCGCGGGGGTTCACCCCGCTCCCGAAGCGGTGGCGGGTTGAGCAGACCCTGGGCACGTTGATGCTGCGCCGGCGGCTGGCCCGGGACTACGAGGCGAAACCGGCCAGCGCGGTAGCGATGATCCACTGGTCGATGGTGGAGGTGATGGCCCGCCGGCTGACCGGGGCGGCCACCCCGACCTGGCGTGACCCGCCGGTCTGACCGGCGGGAGTGTCGGGAATGACGAGCGGAGTGCCGGTGCGGGAGGTGCTGGAACAGATCGAGGCTCGGCGGGCCCGCGCCGGGCGGGCCGTCGAGGAGCTGCGGGAGGAGATCGCCCGGCTCACCGGGCAGCTCGCCGCCGCTGAACGTGCCCTGGAACGGTTGGAGATCACCCGGGAGACGGTGCTGGACCTGGCCGCCGAGAACGACGCCGCACCGGCCGAGCCGCTGCCGCCGGGGTATCGGGAGGTGCTGGCCGTGTTCACCCGGGGCGGGAACGGGCTGCACGCCAAGGACGTGTGCCGGGCGCTGGGTGGCGGCACCGAGCCCCGGCATGTCGAGAGCATGCGGGCCCGGCTGAAACGGCTGGTAGAGCGGGGTGTTCTCACCGAGCCCGATCCCGGCCTGTTCGTCCTGCCCCAGCCCGACCCACCGGCCACCCCAGAGATCAACTCAAGCTGAGGCCCGACGAAAGCGTGCAGAACGCCCACTGAGAGCAGCGTGCGGGCCTGGGAGTAACCCGAGACCAGCCAGACCTCTCGACCGTCGTAGAGGCGGACCCGGTTGAGCGGGCCCTGCTCGGCGAGGCGTAGCACGCCTTCCGGAGGCGCGTATGGGCAGGTCCGCGCCTGTGGGAAGGGCGGCGCCTCGGCAGAGGATGTCGGTGTTTCGGTGTGTGTCATGGGACCTCGCAGACTCGGTCAGCCGACATCACCGGGAGCGCGGGCGGCCCAGTGGGGCGGCGCGTCCGCCCGTGGCTGGGGCTGGTCGGGCCCATGGCACGGCGGCGTGGACGACGAACCGGCAGGACCCGCTGATGTCGTGCGATGCCGCCTCATTCTTCGGCGGCGACGCAAAGCAGCGCCAAAGTCACCGGGCTCGGAACGCGCAGCCAGCCGCCCCCGTCAGGAAGTCTTTTCCTGCGGGCCGGTGGCGTGACGGCTTCGGACCGGGGCGTCGGCGGCGGCCGCGACGCTGACGGGTGCCGTGGCGATGGCGCGCCGGGCACTGGCTCGGTGCCGGTGGGCCTGCTGTCGGCAGGCGGCCCCGCAGTAGCGCGCGGGACGGCCGGTGGCCCGGGCGGAGATCGGCCGACCGCACAGCGCGCAACGCGCGGAGTCCCGGCTCTCCGTTTCGTTACGGTCGGCCGGAGGGTCTGGCTGTTTCGTTACGGCGGGGGGCGGCAGCGGCTCCAGGGTCTCGTCCGGCCGCAGCGCACCGGCGATGAGCGTCACGATGCGCCAGGAGAAGTCCGTCGTCTGGCGTTCCCGCGCGGTGACGGCGGCCCCCACCGCCAGGAGCCGGATCTCGGCGACGGTCATGTCGGTGCGCAGGGCGCCGACGGCCTTGGCCCGGCTGCTCAGGACATCCAACGCGGCGTCGAACGCCGCGGCGGACCGCTGATCGGGCGCGAAGCGTGGGTCGGAGGTGGAGTCGAACGCCTCGCAGAGCGCCTTGTTGATCACCGTCTGTTCCACCATTTGGTAGAAGAAGCGGAAGAAGGCGGCCCGTGGGTCCTCCGCCGTGGCGAGTGCTCTGGCCTGCAGGGTCAGGCGGCGCATCCCGGCGACGATGACGGTGCCGAACAGGTCCTCGCGGGTGGGGAAATGCCGGTAGACGGTTCCGACGCCGACACCGGCCCGCTTCGCGATCTGGTCGAACGACACCGACGTCCCCGCGCTGGCCAGCAGCTCGTCCGCGACCCGCAGCAGCAGCGTCCGGTTGCGTAGCGCGTCGGCCCGACGGGCCGGCGGAGCTCCTCCACCGGCCGCGCGGGCGGCCGCTGACGGTGTCGTTCGCATGCTCGTCCACCACCTCGTCGGTCGCCTTGACATCCGGAGAAACCTCGCTGTATGTTCCCCAAAACGGATAGATCTCTCCGGTTCTTCCTACAGCCTACCTGCTGATTTTCTTCCCAAGGAGGAGTTTCGTGCCCGAGACGACGGAGTACGCGGCTGCCACCACTCATGAGGTGATCGAGCGGCTCGCGAACGCGATGGAGACCGGCCGCAAGGACATCTTCATTGCCCAGTTCGCCGAGGACGCGGTCTACGAGACGCCGTTCGTGCTCGCCGGGCAGCAGTCGCGGTGGGAGGGCTTCGCCGCGGTCAGCGAGCACCTGAACGCGGACAACCCGACGCGCAGCCTGCTCGCGTTCGACAAGGTCTCCGTGGTCATCCACCTGGGCGCCGACGGTGAGGAGGCGACCGCGCAGTTTCTCGTCGACGGCCGGGTGCTCGCGACCAACGAGTCGTTCCACCTGCCGTCGTCCATCGGCATCATCCGCGTTCGTCACGGCAAGATCGTCCACTACACGGATTACACGAACGTGCTGCGTGGCGCCCAGGTCGCGGGTGTGCTCAAGCAGTTCGGCGCCTCGCTCGAGGCGCTCGGCTAGTGGTCGTCGCTGCAAGTTCGCCGGTTATGCGGCGAGGGCGAGGCCGCTGGCGGTCTTGAGGAGATCGGCGCGGGTGTACTTCCAGTCGAACGGGGCCGCGGTCTGGTTGTAGAGGTCCTGGAAGCCCATGACCCGGTCGCCGAGTGCGTCGAGGTCGGCGAAGTCCCCGCGTTCGATGGCCTTGCGCTGCAGGATCGAGAAGTAGATCTCCACCTGGTTCAACCAGGAGGCGTGGACCGGGAGGTGGACGAGCGTCGCGGTCGGATGGGCCGCGCTCATCCGGCGGATCGAGGTCTGGCCGTTGTGGGAGGAGCCGTTGTCGACGACCCAGAACACCCTGCGTGCCGAGGCGTAGGGCTCGGCCGTCATGACCTGGTCGACGAGCCGGTGAAACGGGGCGATGCCGGTGGTCGGCTCGATCCGGCCGATGACGTGGGCATGGTGGACGTCGTAGGCGGCGAAGTAGGCCAGGGTGCCGCCGCGTTGGTACTCGAACTCGACGCGCGGTCCGTGACGGGCCTGGGCGGGCGCGGTCGGGTGGCAGCGGCGCAGTGCCTGCAGTTGGGACTTCTCATCGGCTGAGATCACATAGTCGTTCTCGCCGAGTGGTGCACCGTCCCAGATCCGAGCGTAGAGATCGAGGACCCGGGAGGCCTTCGCGACGAACGCCGGATCCCTGGGGAAGATCCACGAGCGGTGCTGCCAGGGGCGGATCGCATCCCGGGCCAGCCAGCGTCCGACCGACGACGCTGACACGCCCGCCACGATGCCCTCCCGGGCCGCGTGGCGGGCGAGTTCGGCGTTCGACCAGCGTTCCAGCGGCGCACCGACGTCCGCGGGCCGGGTGCACGCCAACGCCTTGACCTCGGCGACCTGCACCGCGGTGAACCGGGCCGGCCGACCCGAACGGGGCCGGTCCACCAGCCCGGCGAGCCCTTCACGGGCGAACCGGCCCCGCCACTTGCCCACGGTGTCCTCGCAGACACCGAGATCGGTGGCGATCGTCGTGTTGCTCGCACCGTCGGCGGCGGCGAGCACGATCGCCGCGCGCAGCCAGTCACGGCGCGGCACCGTCAACGAACGGGCACGGCCCGCCAGAACGGCACGGACGTCGCAGGTCAGGGTGATCGCGGTGGCACGGCGGGACACCCTCCCGGTCCTACCGGGCCAGCCACGCCCCCAAGGCACACCACGATCAACCCCCGGCCACAATCAGACCGTGGCGGGTATCCCGGAATCGACGAAGATCTCCTTGCGGCAGCGTCTCGTCGCGCATGCCGCCACGAACTGGCCCGGGATCAGCGTGTCCACCCGCTACCGGGGTCGGTTCGCCTACGTCACCGCGACCGATCCCGACGGCGACGACCAGCCCCTGTGCCGGCTCCGCTACGGCGGCTACGCCAACCAGTGGGGCTTCGCGATCTGGCGCGCCAGCCACGACGACTACGCCGACTCCGTCCTGGCCGACGGCTCACCGACCGGCACCGCCGAAGCAGCCCTCGACCTCGCCGCCGGCCTCTACCTACCCGCCACCACCCATCACCGACGAACTAACGGCGGCGACCACTAGCCGCTGCGCGCGGGAGCAGCAGGACGGCGCGGCCCGGCGGGGCCAGCCCCGCCGGGCCGCGCCGGCGACCGACCGGGCTCGAGCAGACCGAGGAGTGACGTCGCCGTGAGTACCGTGAGTACGCCCGCAGCGGTAGCGGACGAATCCGACCGGCTGGATCCGGCGCTGCGCAGGCTGATCGCCGTGCTGATCATCGGTGCGATGGCGCCGCTGCTGGACACCACGATCGTCAACGTCGCGCTGAACACCATCGTGCACGACCTGCACACCACGGTCTCCGCCGTCCAGTGGGTCAGCACGAGCTACCTGCTCGCCATGGGGATGTCGATCCCGCTGGCGGGATGGGCCGTCGCCCGCTTCGGCGGCAGGCAGACCTGGATGATGTCGCTCGTCCTGTTCCTGGTCGGCTCGGCGCTGGCCGGGGTGGCGTGGAACATCGGCAGCCTGATCGCCTTCCGGGTGGTCCAGGGCACCGCGAGCGGCATGGTGCTGCCGGTGCTGCAGACGCTGCTTCTGCAGGCGGCTGGCGGGCGCCGCACCGGGCGGCTGATGTCCGCGGTGAGCATGCCCGCCGTGATCGCGCCCATACTTGGGCCGGTGCTCGGCGGTCTGATCGTCGGCAACACCACCTGGCGGTGGATCTTCCTGATCAACATTCCCGTCTGCCTGGTCGGTATGTTGCTCGCCTGGCGGGGTCTCGAACCCACCAGCGCGCGGCCCGGTGACCCTCTGGACGCGGTGGGCCTGGCCCTGCTCTCGCCCGGCATCGCGGGCATCCTGCTGGCCCTGTCCCAGTTCAGCAGCCGCCGCGAGTTCGGCCTTCCGGTGATCATCCCGCTCGTTCTCGGGCTGGCGTTGCTCGTCGCGTTCGTCGTGCACGTGCTGCGCGGGCGCGTCGCCAACCCGATCATCGACGTCCGGCTCTTCCAGGTGCGTGCCTTCAGCGCCGCCTGCGCCCTGCTGTTCCTGTCGGGCCTGTCGCTGTTCGGTGGAACGCTGCTGGTTCCCCTCTTCCTCCAGCAGGCCCGCGGCTACTCCGCGCTGTCGGCGGGCCTGCTCCTAGTGGCTCAGGGGGTGGGGGCGATGCTCGCCCGGAGCACGGTGGGCAAACTGGCCGACCGCACGGGCTCGAGACCTCTTGTGCTGGTCGGCATCGTCCTGATCGCGCTGCCGATCATCGGCTTCACTCAGGTCGGCAGCCACACCCAGGTGCTGTTCATGGCCGCCTTCCTGCTGGTCTTCGGCTGCGGTATCAGCACGGTGAGCATCGCGGTGATGACCTCGGCCTTCCAGGGGCTGGACCGCGCGCAGGTCCCGCACGCGAGCGGGGCCACCCGAATCGTGCTCCAGGTCGGCGGCTCGTTCGGCGCGTCGATCGTCTCGCTCATCCTCGCCCGACAGATCGCCACGCACGGCGGGGGAGGCCAGACCGGCCTGATCACCGCGTTCAGTCACACGTTCTGGTGGGCGGCCGGGTTCGCCCTGATAGCGCTGATCCCCGCGGCGTTCCTCCCTGGGCGCGGGCATCAGCTCGCGCCGGCCGTCCCGAAACAGCCGCGGGGGGAGGATGCGCGCCACTGACCCGGTGCTCTTCCTCGGCAGCGACCAGCCCCGGGTGGACGATCTCTCGTCCGCCCAGGGCTGTCGTCGTGGTGCGCCCGGCATGGGCAGTCGTTTGGAGGTGGAAGTCCTCTGGGGGATGCGGCGGTGCCAACCCTGAGCTGGAGGCAACGGCGTCATCGTGAGGTGGGGGCGGGAGGAAGCCCGAGGCGAGACCCCTGCACCGAGGGACACGAACCGCGTAGGAGGCGTTTCGGTCGGGTGAGCCAGCACGCGATGGTGAAGCCCGTCACCGCCAAGAAGGCCGGGGCGTAAACGCGGGCGTAGGGGGACAGCGGCTGTTCTTATCCGGGGAGGTCTGCCCGCACCGTGATCCGTGCGTCCGCGCGTAGCACACATGGGGCCTGCGTGGACTGTGGCAGAAGTCAGCAGTGGCCGTAGTACCAGCCGGGATCTTGTGGGTGGCTGGGAAGGGCCGAACGTTGGGATGAGCGGACGAGGGAGTGTTGCTCGCGCCAGTCGCGGGGATCGCCGCCCCCCGATCCAGGGGCCGTTGTGGGAGGAGACGGTGCATCCGTCGGAGACCACGGTGGGCGTAGCTACGGGTCGGCGCGCATTGGCGAGTCCGTTTCCGGGCCGGCAGGTGGCCTGTGGTCACGGGAGAACCTGTCGGTGGCGTTGCGGCGTGTCGAGGCCAATCGTGGCGCGCCGGGGGTGGACGGGATGACCACGGCCGAGTTGCGGCCGTGGCTGGTTGTTCACTGGCCGGTGGTGCGGGAGGCGTTGGACGCGGGGAGTTACCGACCTGCGCCGGTCCGCCAGGTGATGATCCCGAAGCCTGGGGGCGGTCAGCGGATGCTGGGAGTTCCGACGGTCAGGGCATAGTGCTGAATTGCCCAGGCCGTCTTTGGGTTTTCTAACGGTGACCCATCCGTTTCACGCGTTTGCTGGCCGGCGTCTGGAGATTTTGTATGTCAAGCGCCGGGGTGGTGGGCTGGTGTTTGTCTGCGTGCGTGATGTGAGCCGGACGGTGACGTTGCCGCAGGCGTGGACGGATCGTGGGGAGGCCCCGATGACCCTACGGCTGTCGGTGGAGCAGCTGGGTGCTGCACGGGCGCTGGCCGATGCCCTGCTGCGCCGGGGTGAGCGCGTCGGGGCGGGGCAGGGGGAGGACAGCGGGGAGGTGGCGTGCGAGGCCCCGGCGGGGCCGGGATCGAGGGGCCATGGCGGGGCTGGGGGTGTGGCGCGAGCAGGTGATGGTGCTGGCGAACATGGTCGAGGCGGTGCTGGAGGGTCGCTGTGAACGGGCTGTCGAAGATCACCGCGTCGCATCGGTCCCGGGTGGCGGTGGTCTACCTGCGGCAGTCGACGCTGGTGCAGGTGCGGGACAACACCGCCTCCACGGTGCGGCAGTACGGCCTGGTGGACACGGCCGTGGAGCTGGGCTGGGACCGCGAGAACGTGCGGGTGATCGACGCGGACCTGGGGGTGTCGGGGACGTTCGGTGCCGACCGCGAGGGCTTCCGCGACCTGGTGGCCCAGGTGTGTCTGGGCGAGATCGGGGCGATCTTCGGGTTGGAGGTGTCCCGGCTGGCCCGCTCGTCGGCGGACTTCGCCCGCCTGCTGGAGTTGGCCCGTCTGACGGATGCGCTGCTGGTGGACGCCGACGGTGTCTACGATCTCGCGGACATCAACGACCGCCTCCTGCTCGGGCTGAAGGGCAGTATGTCCGAGTGTGAGCTGCACCTGCTGACGGGCCGGCTGCAGGGCGCGAAACGGGCCGCGGCCGAACGCGGCGAGCTGCGTTTCC
Coding sequences within:
- a CDS encoding IS5 family transposase, coding for MAERKPYPSDLSDEAWDLIRPVLTAWKARHPSASGHEGGYDMREIVNAVLYQARTGCQWRYLPHDLPPTSAVYYYFGQWRDDGTTETIHDLLRWLVREHHRRKADPSAVVLDSQTVRSSTNAPKGTTGLDPGKKSPGRKRGIAVDTLGLLIAVVVVAASVHDNTIGTALLDRVAAAAPPVRKAWVDAGFKTTVVEHGAGLGIDVEVVGREPGARGFTPLPKRWRVEQTLGTLMLRRRLARDYEAKPASAVAMIHWSMVEVMARRLTGAATPTWRDPPV
- a CDS encoding TetR/AcrR family transcriptional regulator — its product is MRTTPSAAARAAGGGAPPARRADALRNRTLLLRVADELLASAGTSVSFDQIAKRAGVGVGTVYRHFPTREDLFGTVIVAGMRRLTLQARALATAEDPRAAFFRFFYQMVEQTVINKALCEAFDSTSDPRFAPDQRSAAAFDAALDVLSSRAKAVGALRTDMTVAEIRLLAVGAAVTARERQTTDFSWRIVTLIAGALRPDETLEPLPPPAVTKQPDPPADRNETESRDSARCALCGRPISARATGRPARYCGAACRQQAHRHRASARRAIATAPVSVAAAADAPVRSRHATGPQEKTS
- a CDS encoding nuclear transport factor 2 family protein, which codes for MPETTEYAAATTHEVIERLANAMETGRKDIFIAQFAEDAVYETPFVLAGQQSRWEGFAAVSEHLNADNPTRSLLAFDKVSVVIHLGADGEEATAQFLVDGRVLATNESFHLPSSIGIIRVRHGKIVHYTDYTNVLRGAQVAGVLKQFGASLEALG
- a CDS encoding IS630 family transposase — its product is MSRRATAITLTCDVRAVLAGRARSLTVPRRDWLRAAIVLAAADGASNTTIATDLGVCEDTVGKWRGRFAREGLAGLVDRPRSGRPARFTAVQVAEVKALACTRPADVGAPLERWSNAELARHAAREGIVAGVSASSVGRWLARDAIRPWQHRSWIFPRDPAFVAKASRVLDLYARIWDGAPLGENDYVISADEKSQLQALRRCHPTAPAQARHGPRVEFEYQRGGTLAYFAAYDVHHAHVIGRIEPTTGIAPFHRLVDQVMTAEPYASARRVFWVVDNGSSHNGQTSIRRMSAAHPTATLVHLPVHASWLNQVEIYFSILQRKAIERGDFADLDALGDRVMGFQDLYNQTAAPFDWKYTRADLLKTASGLALAA
- a CDS encoding MDR family MFS transporter, translated to MSTVSTPAAVADESDRLDPALRRLIAVLIIGAMAPLLDTTIVNVALNTIVHDLHTTVSAVQWVSTSYLLAMGMSIPLAGWAVARFGGRQTWMMSLVLFLVGSALAGVAWNIGSLIAFRVVQGTASGMVLPVLQTLLLQAAGGRRTGRLMSAVSMPAVIAPILGPVLGGLIVGNTTWRWIFLINIPVCLVGMLLAWRGLEPTSARPGDPLDAVGLALLSPGIAGILLALSQFSSRREFGLPVIIPLVLGLALLVAFVVHVLRGRVANPIIDVRLFQVRAFSAACALLFLSGLSLFGGTLLVPLFLQQARGYSALSAGLLLVAQGVGAMLARSTVGKLADRTGSRPLVLVGIVLIALPIIGFTQVGSHTQVLFMAAFLLVFGCGISTVSIAVMTSAFQGLDRAQVPHASGATRIVLQVGGSFGASIVSLILARQIATHGGGGQTGLITAFSHTFWWAAGFALIALIPAAFLPGRGHQLAPAVPKQPRGEDARH
- a CDS encoding DUF5372 family protein; protein product: MTHPFHAFAGRRLEILYVKRRGGGLVFVCVRDVSRTVTLPQAWTDRGEAPMTLRLSVEQLGAARALADALLRRGERVGAGQGEDSGEVACEAPAGPGSRGHGGAGGVARAGDGAGEHGRGGAGGSL